The nucleotide window AACAGCGAAGAGGCCCGCCTCAAGTACCGCTACCTGGATCTGCGCCGTCCGGAAATGAGCAACCGCATCATCTTCCGCGCCAAGGTCACCGGTGCCGTGCGCCGCTATCTGGAAGACCAGGGTTTCCTGGACATCGAGACCCCCATCCTCACCAAGGCCACCCCGGAGGGTGCCCGCGACTACCTGGTGCCGAGCCGCACCCACAAGGGCAGCTTCTTCGCCCTGCCGCAGTCGCCGCAGCTGTTCAAGCAGCTGCTGATGGTGTCCGGTTTCGACCGTTACTACCAGATAGTCAAGTGTTTCCGTGACGAGGACCTGCGCGCCGACCGCCAGCCGGAATTCACCCAGATCGATATCGAGACCACCTTCCTGAGCTCCGACGAGGTGCGCGCCATCACCGAGGGCCTGGTCCGGGATCTGTTCAGCAAGCTGATGAAGGTGGAGCTGCCCCAGTTCCCCACCATGAGCTACCAGGAAGCCATGACCCGCTTCGGCTCCGACAAGCCGGACCTGCGCAACCCCCTGGAAATCGTCGACGTGGCCGATCTGCTGGCCCACGTGGAGTTCAAGGTGTTCTCCGGTCCCGCCAATGATGCCAAGGGCCGGGTGGCCGTGATCAAGGTGCCGGGCGGCGCCAAGCTGTCCCGCAAGCAGCTGGACGACTACCAGAACTTCGTCGGCATCTATGGTGCCAAGGGCCTGGCCTGGCTGAAGGTCAACGACAAAGACAAGGGCCTGGAAGGCCTGCAGTCCCCCATCCTCAAGTTCCTGGACCAGGCGGCCGTCAGCGGCCTGCTGGACCGCACCCAGGCCGAGGACGGCGACATCCTGCTGTTCGGTGCCGACAGCTACCGCGTGGTCACAGACGCCCTGGGCGCCCTGCGCCTGAAGCTGGGCGAGGACCTGGGCCTGACCCGCCATGACCAGTGGGCGCCGCTGTGGGTGGTGGACTTCCCCATGTTCGAGGAAATCGACGGCCAGCTGCACCCGCTGCACCACCCCTTCACCAGCCCGGTGGGCGTGACCCCGGCCGAGCTGGAAGCCAACCCGGCTGCGGCCCTGTCCGACGCCTACGACATGGTGCTCAACGGCTGCGAGCTGGGCGGTGGTTCCGTGCGTATCCACGACAACGAGATGCAGAAGGCGGTATTCCGCATCCTCGGCATCGGCGACGACGAGGCCCAGGAGAAGTTCGGCTTCCTGCTCGAGGCCCTGCAGTTCGGTGCGCCGCCCCACGCCGGCCTGGCCTTCGGCCTGGACCGCCTGGTGATGCTGATGACAGGCGCCAGCTCCATCCGCGACGTGATGGCCTTCCCCAAGACCACCACCGCCGCCTGTCCGCTCACCGACGCCCCCAGCCCCGCCAACCCCCAGGCCCTGGACGAGCTGAACCTGGTGGTCAACAAGGTCGAACAAGAGCAGTAAGCCAAGGAGATCTTATGGCGGGGCACAGCAGCAGGGCCAATATCCGGCCCCGCTTTATCGCCACCGGGCCGGGCGCCGGCAACCTGGAAGGGCGCTGTTGAGCCGGCTCATCCTCGGCATCGACCCCGGCTCGCGCATTACCGGCTACGGCCTGGTGCGCCAGACCGGGGTTCGTTTTGCCTACGTGGGCAGTGGTTGCATCCGGGTCAGCGCCGACAACCTGCCGGACCGCCTCAAGCAGGTCCACGACGGCGTCACCGAGATCATCCGCCAGTTCCAGCCCCAGGAGATGGCCATAGAGCAGGTGTTCATGGCCAAGAACGCCGACTCGGCCCTGAAGCTGGGCCAGGCCAGGGGCGTGGCCATACTGGCCGGGCGCCAGGCGGAGCTGCCCGTGGCCGAGTATTCGGCCCGCCAGGTCAAGCAGGCGGTGGTGGGCACCGGCGGCGCCGACAAGAGCCAGGTGGCGCACATGGTCACCCAGATGCTGAAGCTGCCGGGCACGCCCCAGGCGGATGCCGCCGACGCCCTGGCCATCGCCCTGTGCCATGGACACACCAGCACCAGCCTGAATAAGATGGCGTTAACCAACCTCAAGCAGGTCCGCGGCCGACTGCGCTGAGCGACCCAAGGACAATCATGATAGGACGACTGACCGGGATCCTGGCCCTCAAGCAGCCCCCCGAAGCCCTGATCGACGTGGCCGGTGTCGGCTACGAAGTGCAATGCTCCATGCAATCCTTCTACGCCATGCCGGCCGTGGGCAGCGAGGTCTGCCTGTGGACCCACCAGGTGGTGCGCGAGGACGCCCACCTGCTGTTCGGCTTCGTCAAGCCCGAGGAGCGGGCCCTGTTCCGCATCCTGATCAAGGCCAACGGCGTCGGTCCCAAGCTGGCCCTGGCCATCCTCTCCAACCTGTCGGTGCAGCAGTTCGTCACCATCGTCTCCCACGGCGACGTCTCCACCCTAGTCAAGCTGCCCGGCGTCGGCAAGAAGACCGCCGAGCGGCTGCTGGTGGAGCTGGCCGACAAGCTCAAGGATTTCGGCGAGCTGGCCACCCCCTATACCGACGCCGCGCCCCTGGACATGGAGGCCCACAACGGCTTCGAGAGCGCGCCCGCGCCGGAGGACGACGCCATCGCCGCCCTGGTGGCCCTGGGCTACAAGGGCGCCCAGGCGGAGAAATCCGTCAAGAAGGTGGCCAAGGCCGGCATGAGCTCGGAAGATCTCATCCGCGACGCCCTCAAGGCCATGATGTGAGGCAGCCATGATCGAAGCAGACCGCCTGATCGCCCCCGACGCCAAGCTCGACGACGAGGTCATCGACCGCGCCATCAGACCCAAGTCCCTGGCCGACTACCAGGGCCAGGACCATGTGCGCGACCAGATGCAGATCTTCATCGAGGCGGCCCGGCGCCGTGAAGAGGCCCTGGATCACCTGCTGATCTTCGGCCCGCCCGGCCTCGGCAAGACCACCCTGGCCAACATCGTCGC belongs to Gallaecimonas sp. GXIMD4217 and includes:
- the ruvC gene encoding crossover junction endodeoxyribonuclease RuvC, whose translation is MSRLILGIDPGSRITGYGLVRQTGVRFAYVGSGCIRVSADNLPDRLKQVHDGVTEIIRQFQPQEMAIEQVFMAKNADSALKLGQARGVAILAGRQAELPVAEYSARQVKQAVVGTGGADKSQVAHMVTQMLKLPGTPQADAADALAIALCHGHTSTSLNKMALTNLKQVRGRLR
- the ruvA gene encoding Holliday junction branch migration protein RuvA; its protein translation is MIGRLTGILALKQPPEALIDVAGVGYEVQCSMQSFYAMPAVGSEVCLWTHQVVREDAHLLFGFVKPEERALFRILIKANGVGPKLALAILSNLSVQQFVTIVSHGDVSTLVKLPGVGKKTAERLLVELADKLKDFGELATPYTDAAPLDMEAHNGFESAPAPEDDAIAALVALGYKGAQAEKSVKKVAKAGMSSEDLIRDALKAMM
- the aspS gene encoding aspartate--tRNA ligase, with protein sequence MRSNYCGEIREAHIGHTVKLVGWVNRRRDLGGVIFVQLRDREGIVQVVFDPDLPEVFEVANSLRAEFCVQIEGVVRARPESQVNADMATGAVEILGKQLTILNKAAPLPIALDDHQKNSEEARLKYRYLDLRRPEMSNRIIFRAKVTGAVRRYLEDQGFLDIETPILTKATPEGARDYLVPSRTHKGSFFALPQSPQLFKQLLMVSGFDRYYQIVKCFRDEDLRADRQPEFTQIDIETTFLSSDEVRAITEGLVRDLFSKLMKVELPQFPTMSYQEAMTRFGSDKPDLRNPLEIVDVADLLAHVEFKVFSGPANDAKGRVAVIKVPGGAKLSRKQLDDYQNFVGIYGAKGLAWLKVNDKDKGLEGLQSPILKFLDQAAVSGLLDRTQAEDGDILLFGADSYRVVTDALGALRLKLGEDLGLTRHDQWAPLWVVDFPMFEEIDGQLHPLHHPFTSPVGVTPAELEANPAAALSDAYDMVLNGCELGGGSVRIHDNEMQKAVFRILGIGDDEAQEKFGFLLEALQFGAPPHAGLAFGLDRLVMLMTGASSIRDVMAFPKTTTAACPLTDAPSPANPQALDELNLVVNKVEQEQ